One genomic window of Rhizomicrobium sp. includes the following:
- a CDS encoding DUF4337 family protein, producing the protein MENPALEAHEHMEHAEHASHEHDPFISRVAITVAVLAVLTAAAGSLETMEGEGSLAATSEAVLQQDRATDSWNEFQADSIKKHIYGIAAKNAPAGSADGDFFKKQSKEYGDTQDKLREKAEDNEKDRDRLLAASAVHEERHKWLTGAATLFEIGIAMSTVAIITHKGWLWYAAVGFGAIGVVLLGTAYAL; encoded by the coding sequence GTGGAAAATCCCGCGCTCGAAGCGCATGAGCACATGGAACATGCCGAGCATGCCTCGCACGAGCATGACCCCTTCATCTCGCGCGTCGCGATCACGGTCGCGGTGCTCGCGGTCCTGACCGCCGCCGCCGGCAGCCTGGAGACGATGGAGGGCGAAGGCTCGCTCGCCGCCACCAGCGAGGCGGTGCTGCAGCAGGACCGCGCCACCGATTCGTGGAACGAGTTCCAGGCCGACAGCATCAAGAAGCACATCTACGGCATCGCGGCGAAGAACGCGCCGGCCGGCAGCGCCGACGGCGACTTCTTCAAGAAGCAGTCCAAGGAATACGGCGACACGCAGGACAAGCTGCGCGAAAAGGCCGAGGACAACGAAAAGGACCGCGACCGCCTGCTGGCCGCCAGCGCCGTCCATGAAGAGCGCCACAAATGGCTGACCGGCGCCGCCACGCTGTTCGAGATCGGCATCGCCATGTCGACGGTCGCGATCATCACCCATAAAGGGTGGCTGTGGTACGCCGCCGTCGGGTTCGGCGCGATCGGCGTCGTCCTGCTCGGGACGGCCTACGCTCTCTAG
- a CDS encoding M20 family metallopeptidase has product MDNPTGDLSFWREGAQDLMPMVVALRREIHKHPELGLNLPETTRRAREALAGLDVEIADSKTTTSMIVTLRGAQQGPTILLRGDMDALPMPEDTDLEFKSVNEGRMHACGHDSHTAMLVGAVHLLHRHRDRLNGNVKFFFQTGEEGYAGARHVIEEGMLDAAPAPSAAFAIHISPNIPAGVVATRSGPLMAATDTIEIEVTGKGGHASQPHYTLDPIPTACEIVVALQTLVTRRVDAFDPVVLSITKIEGGTTQNVIPESARLLGTLRSFSEKSRAAAREGIVRIAENIARAHDIEATVNLKPGYPVTINDEAFVKFAQGVVTDLFGEHGFARLPAPIMGAEDFSYVLQKMPGAMVFLGVAPHGVSAHHAHACHSNRMMMDEAAMANGVALHAAIADRFLGGV; this is encoded by the coding sequence ATGGACAATCCGACGGGCGATCTGAGCTTCTGGCGCGAGGGCGCGCAGGATTTGATGCCGATGGTGGTGGCGCTGCGCCGCGAGATCCACAAGCATCCGGAACTCGGCCTCAATTTGCCCGAGACCACGCGCCGCGCCCGCGAGGCGCTCGCCGGCCTCGATGTCGAGATCGCCGACAGCAAGACCACGACCAGCATGATCGTCACGCTGCGCGGCGCCCAGCAGGGCCCGACCATCCTTCTGCGCGGCGACATGGACGCGCTGCCGATGCCGGAAGACACCGATCTCGAATTCAAATCCGTCAACGAAGGCCGCATGCACGCCTGCGGCCACGATTCGCACACCGCCATGCTGGTCGGCGCGGTGCATCTGCTGCATCGCCATCGCGACCGGCTCAACGGCAATGTCAAATTCTTCTTCCAGACCGGCGAAGAGGGCTATGCCGGCGCCCGCCATGTGATCGAAGAAGGCATGCTGGACGCGGCCCCCGCGCCGTCCGCCGCCTTCGCCATCCATATCTCGCCCAACATCCCGGCCGGCGTCGTCGCCACCCGCTCCGGCCCGCTGATGGCGGCGACCGACACGATCGAGATCGAGGTCACGGGCAAGGGCGGCCATGCCTCGCAGCCCCACTACACGCTCGATCCGATCCCGACGGCGTGCGAGATCGTGGTCGCGCTGCAGACCCTGGTCACGCGCCGGGTCGACGCGTTCGATCCCGTCGTCCTCTCCATCACCAAGATCGAAGGCGGCACCACCCAGAACGTGATTCCCGAAAGCGCCAGGCTGCTCGGCACGCTTCGAAGCTTCTCGGAGAAGAGCCGCGCCGCGGCCCGCGAAGGCATCGTCCGCATCGCGGAGAACATCGCCCGGGCGCACGACATCGAAGCCACGGTGAACCTCAAGCCCGGCTATCCCGTCACCATCAACGACGAGGCGTTCGTGAAATTCGCCCAGGGCGTCGTCACCGACCTGTTCGGCGAGCACGGCTTCGCCAGGCTGCCGGCCCCGATCATGGGCGCGGAGGATTTCTCCTATGTGCTGCAGAAGATGCCGGGCGCGATGGTGTTTCTCGGCGTGGCGCCGCACGGCGTCTCGGCCCACCACGCCCATGCCTGCCACTCCAACCGCATGATGATGGACGAGGCGGCGATGGCCAATGGCGTCGCGCTGCACGCCGCGATCGCCGACCGGTTCCTGGGAGGGGTGTGA
- the grpE gene encoding nucleotide exchange factor GrpE, translating into MSEEDELPQDSNRADPAQPHPADVIQALNAENVELKDKLLRALAETENVRRRAEKERVDASQYAVTRFARDMLEIADNFARALSHLPQALRDAADPQIRSVIEGVEATERQLLAKLGVHGVKQIDTTDAKFDPNLHQAIAEVPGEGKPAGAIVNVVQSGYTIADRLLRPAMVTVAKKETGNGAAPGGTVDTTA; encoded by the coding sequence ATGAGCGAAGAAGACGAACTGCCGCAAGATTCGAATAGGGCCGACCCCGCGCAACCCCATCCCGCCGACGTGATCCAGGCGCTGAACGCCGAGAATGTCGAGCTGAAGGACAAGCTGTTGCGCGCCCTCGCCGAGACGGAAAACGTCCGGCGGCGCGCCGAGAAGGAGCGGGTCGACGCCAGCCAATATGCCGTCACGCGCTTTGCCCGCGACATGCTGGAGATCGCGGACAATTTCGCCCGCGCGCTCAGCCATCTGCCGCAGGCGCTGCGCGACGCCGCCGATCCGCAGATCCGCTCGGTGATCGAGGGCGTGGAAGCGACCGAGCGGCAATTGCTCGCCAAGCTCGGCGTGCACGGCGTCAAGCAGATCGACACGACCGACGCGAAATTCGATCCCAATCTGCACCAGGCGATCGCCGAGGTTCCGGGCGAAGGCAAGCCGGCCGGCGCCATCGTGAATGTCGTCCAGTCCGGCTACACGATCGCCGACCGCCTGCTGCGCCCCGCCATGGTGACGGTGGCGAAGAAGGAAACCGGCAACGGCGCCGCTCCCGGCGGCACGGTGGACACGACGGCGTAG
- the hrcA gene encoding heat-inducible transcriptional repressor HrcA, which translates to MDQTAARTLNAILGDRPREVFRHLVEAFLSSGEPVGSRTLSQRLPLALSPASIRNVMADLETMGLLYAPHTSAGRAPTEKGLRLFVDGLLEVGELSPDERASIEARMSGTGRRLEEVLVQATSLLSGLSNCAGLVVSSKQDAVLKHVEFAAIAPGKAMVIMVSEDGQVENRLIDTPKGLPASALSEASNYLNARLRGRTLDSARAEVLAELEGERAELDVLTAKIVAEGLATLSVPAGEARDTEEKVLIVRGTSHLLDTVEAVADIERVRTLFEDIERKADLIRLLELAREGDGVRIFIGSENRLFSLSGSSIVAAPYANAAGKIVGVIGVLGPTRLNYGRIIPMVDHTAKVVGRLLG; encoded by the coding sequence TTGGATCAGACGGCTGCCCGTACCTTGAACGCCATCCTGGGGGACCGCCCAAGGGAGGTCTTCCGCCATCTGGTGGAAGCCTTCCTGTCGAGCGGCGAGCCGGTGGGGTCGCGCACCCTGTCGCAGCGCCTGCCGCTGGCCCTGTCGCCGGCCTCGATCCGCAATGTGATGGCCGATCTGGAGACCATGGGGCTGCTCTACGCGCCGCACACCTCGGCCGGCCGGGCGCCCACGGAAAAGGGCCTGCGGCTATTCGTCGACGGCTTGCTGGAAGTGGGGGAGCTGTCGCCCGACGAGCGCGCCTCCATCGAGGCGCGGATGAGCGGCACCGGCCGCCGGCTCGAGGAGGTCCTGGTCCAGGCGACCAGCCTGCTGTCCGGCCTCTCCAACTGCGCTGGCCTGGTCGTCTCGTCCAAGCAGGACGCGGTGCTCAAACATGTCGAGTTCGCCGCCATCGCGCCCGGCAAGGCGATGGTGATCATGGTCAGCGAGGACGGCCAGGTCGAGAACCGCCTGATCGACACGCCCAAGGGCCTGCCGGCCTCGGCGCTGTCGGAGGCCTCGAATTATCTCAATGCGCGGCTGCGCGGCCGCACGCTCGATTCGGCCCGCGCCGAGGTGCTGGCGGAACTCGAAGGCGAGCGCGCCGAGCTCGACGTGCTGACCGCCAAGATCGTCGCCGAGGGGCTCGCCACGCTGTCCGTGCCGGCCGGCGAAGCGCGCGACACGGAAGAGAAAGTGCTGATCGTGCGCGGCACCTCGCATCTGCTCGACACGGTCGAGGCGGTTGCCGACATCGAACGCGTGCGCACCCTGTTCGAGGACATCGAGCGCAAGGCCGATTTGATCCGCCTGCTCGAACTCGCCCGCGAGGGCGACGGCGTGCGCATCTTCATCGGCTCGGAGAACCGGCTGTTCAGCCTCTCCGGCTCTTCCATTGTCGCCGCGCCCTATGCCAATGCGGCCGGCAAGATCGTGGGCGTGATCGGCGTTCTCGGTCCCACCCGCCTCAACTATGGCCGCATCATCCCGATGGTCGACCACACCGCCAAAGTCGTCGGCCGATTGCTCGGCTGA